One window from the genome of Chiloscyllium plagiosum isolate BGI_BamShark_2017 chromosome 31, ASM401019v2, whole genome shotgun sequence encodes:
- the LOC122565540 gene encoding interferon-inducible GTPase 5-like yields LSAEVWKLALFSSVAAAVPVPGVALLCDTGILSRNLPFYYKCFGLDEESLKTISADVQKPLEDLKAQMRSPQATYINIPLLYKFLSSGPGMGLMAGEFLIHRVPIFGSVAAGGIAFTVAKRILTGLIHSLAADAEKILHWVIQSQVG; encoded by the coding sequence CTAAGTGCCGAGGTCTGGAAGTTAGCATTGTTCTcatctgttgctgctgctgttcctgTCCCAGGGGTAGCGCTGCTCTGTGACACGGGTATATTGAGTAGAAACCTGCCCTTTTATTACAAATGTTTTGGATTGGATGAGGAATCCCTCAAAACAATATCGGCTGATGTTCAGAAGCCACTGGAGGATTTGAAAGCCCAAATGCGATCACCCCAAGCGACCTACATAAACATTCCCCTTCTGTACAAGTTCCTGTCCAGCGGTCCTGGAATGGGACTGATGGCCGGAGAGTTTCTGATCCACAGAGTTCCCATTTTCGGCTCCGTTGCTGCGGGAGGAATTGCGTTCACTGTCGCTAAGAGGATCCTGACCGGTCTCATCCACTCTCTGGCTGCAGATGCGGAGAAGATCCTGCACTGGGTGATCCAATCCCAGGTTGGATAA